One segment of Panicum virgatum strain AP13 chromosome 3K, P.virgatum_v5, whole genome shotgun sequence DNA contains the following:
- the LOC120699146 gene encoding uncharacterized protein LOC120699146: protein MSFRGEGRALAHEATNQAGKLCSKLGYEMSADVLAQWIADRTKIWTQYGAKRPSGVVAMILGIDEEKETPQLSTCDPAGYFLSHKAASAGQRDRETVNFLEKKTKNNPSLSFQETVQMAIPALQFVLKVDVDLKANVQALDVPGMYRHQDTQVSGGEETTLRFSILRKWYKALESLRADIEFAKKRRLSTSAPKTVSSLQNGVVFSLNGSKFMILFSYINAIIHYRLWNYVRRTCVDLQIIFGTDKKFYTTACEDTFHLLVEFDEDLIDLIIDGKQSWFHAIIKKIYSIKFLRTGNDDYMEGVDCKELNFLGQYKDIAPNNDAGEIPIGIPALKSAFKASSDYCGQTSAELQKAIGTWVIYFGESPKFHYVFLACCKSIVMEKFDTLNKVDKGLGLMVRKWGFLCSIAMRWVLNLGYPEPETLSDHVQSDNTASVHEATLCVGATKTERRLN from the exons ATGAGTTTCAGAG GTGAGGGAAGAGCATTGGCTCATGAGGCAACGAATCAAGCTGGAAAATTATGTTCCAAATTGGGATATGAAATGTCTGCTGATGTTTTGGCACAATG GATTGCAGATAGAACCAAGATCTGGACTCAGTATGGTGCCAAGAGACCTTCTGGAGTTG TTGCTATGATTTTGGGCATTGATGAAGAGAAAGAAACTCCACAGCTTTCTACATGTGATCCTGCTGGGTATTTCTTGAGTCACAAG GCAGCAAGTGCTGGTCAAAGGGATAGGGAGACTGTCAACTTTCTTGAGAAGAAAACGAAGAACAATCCTTCACTATCATTTCAGGAAACCGTTCAG ATGGCAATACCAGCATTGCAGTTCGTACTGAAGGTGGACGTGGACCTCAAAGCCAATGTCCAGGCGCTTGATGTCCCCGGCATGTACCGCCACCAG GATACCCAAGTATCGGGTGGTGAAGAGACTACATTAAGGTTTTCGATATTGAGAAAGTGGTATAAAGCCCTTGAAAGCTTAAGAGCTGATATTGAGTTTGCTAAGAAAAGGAGACTTTCAACTTCTGCTCCAAAGACAGTCAGTTCGCTCCAG AATGGAGTTGTGTTCTCACTTAATGGATCAAAATTCATGATTCTCTTTAGTTACATCAACGCCATAATTCATTACCGGCTTTGGAATTATGTAAGGAGAACCTGTGTGGATTTGCAAATAATATTTGGAACAGACAAGAAATTTTATACCACAGCTTGTGAAGATACCTTCCATCTTCTGGTTGAGTTTGATGAAGATCTAATTGATCTGATCATTGATGGCAAACAGTCTTGGTTCCATGCTATAATCAAGAAGATCTATTCCATCAAGTTTCTTCGGACTGGTAATGATGACTACATGGAGGGAGTGGACTGCAAAGAGTTGAATTTTTTAGGCCAATACAAGGATATAGCACCCAACAATGATGCTGGAGAAATTCCCATTGGTATACCTGCTCTTAAGAGTGCATTCAAGGCTTCTAGTGATTATTGTGGACAAACATCCGCTGAATTACAGAAAGCTATTGGCACGTGGGTTATTTATTTTGGTGAGTCACCAAAATTTCACTATGTCTTCTTGGCATGCTGCAAATCTATAGTCATGGAAAAGTTCGACACGCTAAATAAAGTTGACAAAGGTCTAGGGTTGATGGTCAGAAAATGGGGTTTCCTTTGTAGCATTGCTATGCGATGGGTGCTGAACCTTGGGTATCCTGAACCAGAGACATTGTCAGATCACGTTCAATCAGACAATACAGCAAGCGTGCACGAGGCCACGCTATGCGTGGGGGCAACGAAAACCGAAAGGCGGCTCAATTGA
- the LOC120699148 gene encoding proteasome subunit alpha type-6-like, with protein MLIIIAMSSIFITGEGRALAHEATNQAGKFCSKLGYEMSADVLAQWIADRTKIWTQYGAKRPSGVVAMILGIDEEKETPQLSTCDPAGYFLSHKAASAGQRDREAVNFLEKKTKNNPSLSFQETVQMAISALQFALKVDLKANVQALDVPGMYRHQVCTSFISIEPPFGFRCPHA; from the exons ATGCTGATAATCATAGCTATGTCTTCAATCTTCATTACAGGTGAGGGAAGAGCATTGGCTCATGAGGCAACGAATCAAGCTGGAAAATTCTGTTCCAAATTGGGATATGAAATGTCTGCTGATGTTTTGGCACAATG GATTGCAGATAGAACCAAGATCTGGACTCAGTATGGTGCCAAGAGACCTTCTGGAGTTG TTGCTATGATTTTGGGCATTGATGAAGAGAAAGAAACTCCACAGCTTTCTACATGTGATCCTGCTGGGTATTTCTTGAGTCACAAG GCAGCAAGTGCTGGTCAAAGGGATAGGGAGGCTGTCAACTTTCTTGAGAAGAAAACGAAGAACAATCCTTCACTATCATTTCAGGAAACCGTTCAG ATGGCAATATCAGCATTGCAGTTCGCACTGAAGGTGGACCTCAAAGCCAATGTCCAGGCGCTTGATGTCCCCGGCATGTACCGCCACCAGGTGTGCACCTCCTTCATCTCAATTGAGCCGCCTTTCGGTTTTCGTTGCCCCCACGCATAG
- the LOC120699147 gene encoding uncharacterized protein SYNPCC7002_A1590-like isoform X1 yields MAASLRSPPPVHAAFCRSRAVVRASSSSSSSSAVSSSSSAPKARFVARRSESVSVQQLARPLAAEYMSLPASQYSVLDAERIERVDDSTFRCYVYRFRFFALEVCPVLLVRVDEEPNGCCIRLLSCKLEGSPLVEAQNDKFSASMVNKVFCNSSLKDSTLQQLTSDTTIEVAIDIPFPFRAIPVQAIESSGTQVLEQLLRVMLPRFLNQLVKDYQAWASGDSSRKPLGTGEI; encoded by the exons ATGGCTGCGTCCCTTCGCTCGCCGCCTCCGGTCCATGCCGCCTTCTGCCGGTCCCGCGCCGTcgtccgcgcctcctcctcctcgtcgtcgtcatccgccgtctcgtcgtcctcgtccgcCCCCAAGGCGCGGTTCGTCGCCCGCCGCTCCGAGTCCGTCTCCGTCCAGCAGCTGGCCCGCCCCCTGG CAGCGGAGTACATgagcttgccggcgagccagtACTCGGTGCTGGACGCCGAGCGCATCGAGCGCGTTGACGACTCCACCTTCCGATGCTACGTGTACCGCTTCCGCTTCTTCGCGCTTGAGGTCTGCCCCGTCCTACTCGTCCGCGTCGATGAGGAGCCCAACGGCTGCTGCATTCGCCTCCTCTCCTGCAAG CTGGAGGGATCACCACTTGTGGAGGCACAGAATGACAAGTTCTCAG CTTCCATGGTGAACAAGGTTTTCTGCAACAGCAGTTTGAAAGATTCGACCCTTCAACAGCTCACATCAGATACTACAATAGAG GTTGCAATCGATATACCTTTTCCATTTCGAGCAATACCAGTTCAAGCAATTGAATCAAGTGGCACGCAAGTGCTTGAGCAGTTACTCCGAGTCATGCTTCCAAGATTTCTGAATCAG CTTGTTAAAGATTACCAAGCTTGGGCTTCTGGTGATTCTTCAAGGAAACCACTTGGCACTGGTGAAATATGA
- the LOC120699147 gene encoding uncharacterized protein SYNPCC7002_A1590-like isoform X2, which produces MAASLRSPPPVHAAFCRSRAVVRASSSSSSSSAVSSSSSAPKARFVARRSESVSVQQLARPLAEYMSLPASQYSVLDAERIERVDDSTFRCYVYRFRFFALEVCPVLLVRVDEEPNGCCIRLLSCKLEGSPLVEAQNDKFSASMVNKVFCNSSLKDSTLQQLTSDTTIEVAIDIPFPFRAIPVQAIESSGTQVLEQLLRVMLPRFLNQLVKDYQAWASGDSSRKPLGTGEI; this is translated from the exons ATGGCTGCGTCCCTTCGCTCGCCGCCTCCGGTCCATGCCGCCTTCTGCCGGTCCCGCGCCGTcgtccgcgcctcctcctcctcgtcgtcgtcatccgccgtctcgtcgtcctcgtccgcCCCCAAGGCGCGGTTCGTCGCCCGCCGCTCCGAGTCCGTCTCCGTCCAGCAGCTGGCCCGCCCCCTGG CGGAGTACATgagcttgccggcgagccagtACTCGGTGCTGGACGCCGAGCGCATCGAGCGCGTTGACGACTCCACCTTCCGATGCTACGTGTACCGCTTCCGCTTCTTCGCGCTTGAGGTCTGCCCCGTCCTACTCGTCCGCGTCGATGAGGAGCCCAACGGCTGCTGCATTCGCCTCCTCTCCTGCAAG CTGGAGGGATCACCACTTGTGGAGGCACAGAATGACAAGTTCTCAG CTTCCATGGTGAACAAGGTTTTCTGCAACAGCAGTTTGAAAGATTCGACCCTTCAACAGCTCACATCAGATACTACAATAGAG GTTGCAATCGATATACCTTTTCCATTTCGAGCAATACCAGTTCAAGCAATTGAATCAAGTGGCACGCAAGTGCTTGAGCAGTTACTCCGAGTCATGCTTCCAAGATTTCTGAATCAG CTTGTTAAAGATTACCAAGCTTGGGCTTCTGGTGATTCTTCAAGGAAACCACTTGGCACTGGTGAAATATGA